One genomic region from Deinococcus sp. YIM 134068 encodes:
- a CDS encoding META domain-containing protein — translation MRPLTPLAVALTLALGASASAQSAPLTGTTWTLTGLTDGGRLVAPGRLVRAPTLRLDGRLASGITPCNLYRAPYAAREKTLRLGRLATTRRACPDRVDGLEERFVGLLRGVTRYTFSGTTLTLLAGERDRLVFAGGGGRPSTVTPTVPQPEASVNLDGDWTLTGGTAVQIIPGTPPALTLANGRVSGTGGCNRLTGTLRAEGETLTFGPLATTRRLCTPELNAQESAFLTFLGTPLTTRVAGDSLTLTNAGGQTLVFGRGRAGSGAVVPDSDSAQGTFTLSTVDGRPAPQTARFVTLTLEGERIGVTDGCNVYISTYRVEGGRLALLAPPTQMSIPCLKTPSETSLSAAPTAQATFGVMDLPALLAAAPTLSVTDRALTLSANGTTLVFTRTPIASARIQTWEVDGQLVPCTGIGPMSCLRVRREGGDWQLFYSQIEGFTFQPGVRQLIRVREEDRPTPVPADASSKRYVLVEVVERR, via the coding sequence ATGCGCCCCCTTACGCCCCTCGCCGTCGCTCTGACCCTCGCGCTCGGTGCCTCCGCCTCGGCCCAGTCCGCCCCCCTGACCGGCACGACCTGGACGCTGACGGGCCTCACGGACGGGGGCCGACTCGTCGCGCCGGGGCGGCTGGTGCGGGCACCGACCCTGCGGCTGGACGGTCGCTTGGCATCCGGGATCACGCCCTGCAACCTGTACCGTGCGCCCTATGCAGCGCGCGAAAAGACGCTGCGCCTCGGACGGCTCGCCACCACCCGCCGCGCCTGCCCCGACCGGGTGGACGGATTGGAGGAACGCTTCGTCGGGCTGCTGCGTGGCGTGACGCGCTACACGTTCAGTGGGACGACCCTGACTCTCCTCGCGGGCGAGCGTGACCGCCTGGTGTTCGCGGGGGGCGGAGGTCGGCCCTCCACCGTCACCCCGACCGTCCCGCAACCGGAGGCCAGCGTGAACTTGGACGGTGACTGGACCCTCACGGGGGGAACGGCGGTGCAGATTATCCCCGGCACGCCTCCTGCCCTCACCCTGGCGAATGGGCGGGTGAGCGGCACGGGCGGTTGCAACCGCCTGACGGGCACGCTGCGCGCGGAGGGCGAAACGCTGACCTTCGGGCCGCTCGCCACCACCCGCCGCCTCTGCACGCCGGAGCTGAACGCGCAGGAGTCGGCTTTCCTGACCTTCCTGGGGACGCCGCTCACCACGCGGGTAGCGGGTGACAGCCTCACGCTCACGAATGCCGGGGGGCAAACGCTCGTCTTTGGGCGGGGAAGAGCGGGAAGTGGTGCCGTCGTTCCTGACTCCGACTCGGCACAGGGCACCTTCACCCTCTCCACCGTGGACGGTCGCCCGGCTCCGCAGACGGCACGATTCGTAACGCTGACGTTGGAGGGTGAACGTATCGGCGTCACTGACGGCTGTAACGTTTACATCAGCACGTACCGAGTGGAAGGGGGCCGCCTCGCTCTGTTGGCTCCTCCAACTCAAATGTCCATTCCTTGCCTCAAAACGCCGAGCGAGACGAGCCTGAGTGCTGCTCCAACCGCTCAAGCCACGTTCGGCGTCATGGACTTGCCCGCCCTCCTCGCCGCCGCCCCCACCCTGAGCGTGACGGACCGCGCCCTGACCCTGAGCGCGAATGGCACGACGCTCGTGTTTACCCGCACGCCCATTGCCAGCGCCCGCATCCAGACGTGGGAGGTGGACGGCCAGCTTGTGCCCTGCACGGGCATCGGCCCCATGTCCTGCCTGCGGGTGCGGCGGGAGGGCGGCGACTGGCAACTCTTCTACAGCCAGATCGAGGGCTTCACCTTCCAGCCGGGCGTGAGGCAGCTCATCCGCGTGCGCGAGGAGGACCGCCCCACGCCCGTTCCCGCCGACGCCAGCAGCAAACGCTACGTGCTGGTGGAGGTGGTGGAGCGGCGGTGA
- a CDS encoding VanW family protein, producing MKRSWVVGLSSAVVLGGALALGVAVGDRGHLAPGLSVAGVEVGGLTREEALAALTEKTTPPQVTVEAGGRTWTVGADMLGWRADKGASVDAALKATAERGFVERVRGFIGQASERNFPLAARVDAEQAKKALSTLTQSVNTPPRDATAVFDKATLRYVLRPDAPGRRARVEEAANALAADPSLTTLTLPVTTWKARYTAETVRAHVERGNRLMRPLTVRLAGTDEVAELTALQVANLYWVRGEGIVLDEPVVSAVLKRFAAEMGRPARNARYAARGNSLVGVAEAAGYVVDRKAALAALRKAIADPAARAVVFPGKVSRPTLTLAELPDPKEMELIASGRSTYYGSDWARRANIAAAAAKISGVVVPAGENFSFLDALGRITPGNGFVGGLIISGGRTVDGLGGGVCQVSTTAFRALYAAGLPVVERHGHSYRVRYYEPQVGFEAAVYDPGVDLKLRNDTGAPLYLMAVNDDARSTLEVQVWGKLPGRTVTVSPAVISSRTPHPPAEYVANSSMRPGASRQVDWAQDGYKLSITRTIKDAQGVRRDTVKTVYKPWRAVYEYGPRN from the coding sequence GTGAAGAGGAGTTGGGTCGTCGGCTTGTCGTCCGCCGTGGTGCTGGGCGGGGCGCTCGCGTTGGGTGTCGCCGTGGGGGATCGTGGGCACCTCGCCCCCGGCCTGAGCGTGGCGGGCGTGGAGGTCGGCGGCCTGACCCGCGAGGAGGCGCTGGCAGCTCTCACAGAGAAGACCACTCCGCCCCAAGTCACGGTGGAGGCGGGTGGGCGCACCTGGACCGTCGGGGCCGACATGCTTGGTTGGCGGGCCGATAAGGGGGCGAGCGTGGACGCCGCTTTGAAGGCGACCGCCGAACGCGGCTTCGTGGAGCGGGTGCGTGGGTTCATCGGCCAGGCCTCGGAGCGGAACTTTCCCCTTGCGGCGCGGGTGGACGCCGAGCAGGCGAAAAAAGCCCTTTCGACCCTGACCCAGAGCGTGAACACCCCGCCGAGGGACGCGACCGCCGTCTTCGACAAGGCCACTCTCCGCTATGTCCTCCGCCCCGACGCGCCGGGCCGCCGCGCGCGGGTGGAGGAGGCCGCGAACGCCCTCGCCGCCGACCCCTCCCTGACGACGCTGACCCTGCCCGTGACGACGTGGAAGGCCCGCTACACCGCCGAGACCGTGCGCGCCCACGTGGAGCGCGGCAACCGCCTGATGCGGCCTCTGACCGTGCGGCTCGCAGGCACCGACGAGGTGGCGGAGCTAACGGCCCTCCAGGTCGCCAACCTCTACTGGGTGCGCGGGGAGGGCATCGTCCTGGACGAGCCTGTGGTGAGTGCCGTCCTGAAACGGTTCGCGGCGGAGATGGGCCGCCCCGCCCGGAACGCCCGTTATGCCGCGCGGGGGAACTCCCTCGTGGGCGTCGCGGAGGCGGCGGGCTATGTCGTCGACCGGAAAGCCGCACTGGCCGCCCTCCGAAAGGCCATCGCCGACCCCGCCGCCCGAGCGGTGGTCTTTCCCGGCAAGGTCAGCCGACCGACCCTCACCCTCGCGGAGCTGCCTGACCCGAAGGAAATGGAACTCATCGCCTCGGGCCGCAGCACCTATTACGGGAGTGACTGGGCGCGACGGGCCAACATCGCCGCCGCCGCCGCGAAGATCAGCGGGGTGGTGGTGCCCGCCGGAGAGAACTTCTCCTTCCTGGACGCGCTGGGCCGCATCACACCGGGGAACGGCTTTGTCGGTGGCCTGATCATCAGCGGTGGGCGCACGGTGGACGGCCTCGGCGGCGGCGTCTGTCAGGTGTCCACCACGGCGTTCCGCGCCCTGTACGCGGCGGGATTGCCCGTCGTGGAGCGGCACGGGCACTCCTACCGGGTGCGCTACTACGAGCCGCAGGTCGGCTTCGAGGCCGCCGTGTACGACCCCGGCGTGGACCTCAAGCTCAGGAACGACACGGGCGCGCCCCTCTACCTGATGGCCGTGAACGACGACGCCCGCAGCACGCTGGAGGTGCAGGTGTGGGGCAAACTGCCGGGACGCACCGTCACCGTCAGCCCCGCCGTCATCTCCTCGCGCACGCCGCACCCGCCCGCCGAGTACGTGGCGAACTCGTCCATGCGTCCCGGTGCGTCGCGGCAGGTGGACTGGGCGCAGGACGGGTATAAGCTCTCCATCACCCGCACGATCAAGGATGCCCAGGGCGTGCGCCGCGACACGGTGAAGACCGTCTACAAGCCGTGGCGCGCGGTCTACGAGTACGGCCCGAGAAACTGA
- a CDS encoding phosphohydrolase, which yields MSEREREPTRRIETEDAGTGEQKFTLSVQDGTVQDVEGRHPEAALPTPANGRVVEYTTPRAKLIEEAHRAIRADLADYPRALAAYEALRGDPEALAHWDMANYITMRKLGYNDHGRVHSFITGAASLAITELLLEAGVKPDLMESGVGDPDDVFLAVILGTMLHDIGNQIHRVGHEGHGVALALPILDRIMGPLYADPFKRMKVRSFILGAINCHDLNPPPLTLEGGITAVADGTDITKGRGRKAFALGSVDIHSISALAVDQVVIERGRDMPVLINVTMNNSGGIFQVEEVLAPKVIRTPMRRYVELRASIRPQGEAQILSRVRLDGDHFVMDLESGERVVAEVQDTQKRVENALSENLGVGSERR from the coding sequence GTGAGTGAGCGCGAGCGGGAACCCACGCGGCGCATCGAGACCGAGGACGCCGGGACCGGGGAGCAGAAGTTCACTCTCAGCGTGCAGGACGGCACCGTGCAGGACGTGGAGGGACGGCACCCGGAGGCGGCCCTGCCCACCCCCGCGAATGGCCGGGTGGTGGAGTACACGACCCCGCGCGCCAAGCTCATCGAGGAGGCGCACCGGGCGATCCGCGCCGATCTCGCCGACTACCCCCGCGCCCTCGCCGCCTACGAGGCCCTGCGCGGCGACCCCGAGGCGCTGGCCCACTGGGACATGGCGAACTACATCACCATGCGGAAGCTCGGCTACAACGACCACGGGCGCGTCCACTCGTTCATCACGGGCGCGGCGAGCCTGGCGATCACCGAGCTGCTGCTGGAGGCGGGCGTCAAACCCGACCTGATGGAATCCGGCGTGGGCGACCCCGACGACGTGTTCCTCGCCGTCATCCTGGGCACGATGCTCCACGACATCGGCAACCAGATTCACCGGGTCGGGCACGAGGGGCACGGGGTCGCGCTCGCCCTGCCCATCCTCGACCGCATCATGGGGCCGCTGTACGCCGACCCCTTCAAGCGCATGAAGGTGCGCTCCTTCATCCTCGGCGCGATCAACTGCCACGACCTCAACCCACCGCCGCTGACGCTGGAGGGCGGCATCACGGCGGTCGCGGACGGCACCGACATCACGAAGGGCCGGGGCCGCAAGGCCTTCGCGCTCGGCAGCGTGGACATCCACTCCATCAGCGCCCTCGCCGTCGATCAGGTCGTCATCGAGCGGGGGCGGGACATGCCCGTTCTCATCAACGTCACCATGAACAACTCCGGTGGCATCTTTCAGGTCGAGGAGGTGCTGGCCCCGAAGGTCATCCGCACCCCCATGCGCCGCTACGTGGAACTGCGCGCCTCCATCCGTCCGCAGGGAGAGGCGCAGATTCTCAGCCGGGTGCGGCTCGACGGCGACCATTTCGTGATGGACCTGGAGAGCGGCGAGCGCGTGGTGGCCGAGGTGCAGGACACCCAGAAGCGGGTGGAGAACGCCCTCAGCGAGAATCTGGGGGTGGGCAGCGAGCGGAGGTAG
- a CDS encoding enoyl-CoA hydratase/isomerase family protein has protein sequence MTMLDELEFRNLQLDQHGPLAVLTVTRPKALNALNADTLNELSQALEAVIENPEVGALILTGGGDRAFVAGADIAELNQLDGVYAGRELALAGQDVMHSVASLPIPVIAAINGFALGGGLELALACDVRVASPGAKLGLPEASLGLIPGFGGTQRLARLIGPGRALDLMLTARQVSAEEALSMGLVNYVADDPLTKAREVAELMLRNAPISLSLIKEAVRRGMDTTLEAGLEVEADLFGMTVATKDFREGTAAFLAKRRAEFQGE, from the coding sequence ATGACGATGCTCGACGAACTGGAGTTCCGCAACCTGCAACTCGACCAGCACGGCCCCCTCGCGGTGCTGACGGTGACGCGCCCGAAGGCCCTGAACGCCCTGAACGCCGACACCCTCAACGAGCTGTCGCAGGCGCTGGAGGCGGTGATCGAGAACCCGGAGGTCGGCGCGCTCATCCTGACCGGGGGCGGCGACCGGGCCTTCGTGGCGGGGGCGGACATCGCGGAGCTGAACCAGCTCGACGGCGTGTACGCGGGCCGCGAACTCGCCCTGGCCGGGCAGGACGTGATGCACTCGGTCGCCAGCCTGCCCATCCCGGTGATCGCGGCCATCAACGGCTTTGCGCTCGGGGGCGGGCTGGAACTCGCGCTCGCGTGTGATGTGCGGGTGGCCTCGCCGGGGGCGAAACTCGGCCTGCCCGAAGCGTCCCTCGGCCTGATCCCCGGCTTCGGCGGCACCCAGCGCCTCGCGCGCCTGATCGGGCCGGGCCGGGCGCTCGACCTGATGCTCACCGCGCGGCAGGTTTCGGCGGAGGAAGCCCTGAGCATGGGCCTCGTGAACTACGTGGCCGACGACCCGCTGACGAAGGCGCGCGAGGTGGCCGAGCTGATGCTCAGGAACGCGCCCATCTCGCTGTCGCTCATCAAGGAGGCCGTGCGCCGGGGCATGGACACCACGCTGGAGGCCGGGCTGGAGGTGGAGGCCGACCTCTTCGGGATGACGGTCGCCACGAAGGATTTCCGCGAGGGCACCGCCGCCTTCCTCGCCAAGCGCCGCGCGGAGTTCCAGGGTGAGTGA
- a CDS encoding phosphorylase family protein, translating to MSQIHVRAEPGDVAEYVLLPGDPNRARHIAETYLEDATLYTEHRQLLGFTGTYRGVRVSVQTTGMGCPSAAIVAEELARLGARTLIRVGTLGGATPTVRPADLVVATAAVPNDGTTRQFLGGAPYAPAASFEVVEAAVHAARALDVPHHVGLVMTEDAFYASTPEHARLWASRGVLGFEMEASAIFLVAALRGLRAGCLTACSNDIGDPQLVPDDVLAGGVDRMVRVALDAIVSLAER from the coding sequence ATGAGTCAGATTCATGTGCGCGCCGAACCGGGGGACGTGGCCGAGTACGTCCTGCTGCCGGGCGACCCCAACCGTGCCCGCCACATCGCCGAGACGTATCTGGAAGACGCGACGCTGTACACCGAGCACCGCCAGCTCCTCGGCTTCACGGGCACCTACCGGGGCGTGCGCGTCAGCGTGCAGACGACCGGGATGGGCTGCCCCAGCGCCGCCATCGTCGCGGAGGAACTCGCGCGGCTGGGCGCGCGGACGCTGATTCGGGTGGGCACGCTGGGGGGCGCGACGCCCACGGTGCGGCCCGCCGACCTTGTGGTCGCCACCGCCGCCGTGCCGAACGACGGCACCACCCGGCAATTCCTCGGCGGCGCTCCCTACGCCCCCGCCGCGAGCTTCGAGGTCGTGGAGGCCGCCGTCCACGCCGCCCGCGCGCTGGACGTGCCCCACCACGTCGGCCTCGTGATGACCGAGGACGCCTTCTACGCGAGCACGCCCGAACACGCCCGTTTGTGGGCCTCGCGCGGCGTGCTGGGCTTCGAGATGGAGGCGAGCGCGATCTTCCTCGTCGCGGCGCTGCGTGGCCTGCGCGCCGGGTGCCTCACCGCGTGCAGCAACGACATCGGCGACCCCCAGCTCGTGCCCGACGACGTGCTCGCCGGGGGCGTGGACCGGATGGTCCGGGTGGCGCTCGACGCCATCGTGAGCCTCGCCGAACGCTGA
- a CDS encoding TerC family protein, which translates to MEGFFAAFGTTEAWVGLLSLTLLELVLGIDNIVFITLLAGRLPRGQQAFARTLGLVLAVVTRVALLSSVTWLTRLTAPVLSVFGQGLSVRDLVLLGGGVFLMVKSVRELSRMADNPLGREEPGAPTVTLASVILQIPLLDLVFSLDSVITAVGVSGNLPVMVTAVVLAMLVMIAASGPISRYMDEHAPLKLLAAAFLLLIGTTLVAEAFGVEVPRGFIYFAMLFSGVVMLYTVRAARTVIRQRLEEAGVTPGERGRR; encoded by the coding sequence ATGGAAGGTTTCTTCGCCGCCTTCGGCACGACGGAGGCGTGGGTGGGGCTGCTCAGCCTCACGCTGCTCGAACTCGTGCTGGGCATCGACAACATCGTGTTCATCACGCTGCTCGCCGGGCGGCTGCCGCGTGGGCAGCAGGCCTTCGCCCGGACGCTGGGGCTGGTCCTCGCGGTCGTGACGCGGGTGGCGCTCCTCTCCAGCGTGACATGGCTCACCCGGCTGACGGCCCCGGTCCTGAGCGTCTTCGGGCAGGGCCTGAGCGTGCGCGACCTCGTGCTGCTGGGCGGCGGCGTGTTCCTGATGGTCAAGAGCGTGCGGGAGCTGTCGCGGATGGCCGACAATCCGCTGGGCCGCGAGGAACCCGGAGCGCCCACTGTCACGCTAGCGAGCGTGATTCTCCAGATTCCGCTGCTGGACCTCGTGTTCAGCCTCGACTCGGTGATCACGGCGGTCGGCGTCAGCGGCAACCTGCCCGTCATGGTGACGGCGGTCGTGCTGGCGATGCTCGTCATGATCGCCGCGAGCGGCCCCATCTCGCGCTATATGGACGAGCACGCGCCCCTCAAGCTCCTCGCCGCCGCCTTCCTGCTCCTGATCGGCACGACCCTGGTCGCGGAAGCCTTCGGGGTGGAGGTGCCGCGCGGCTTCATCTACTTCGCCATGCTGTTCTCGGGCGTGGTCATGCTCTACACCGTGCGCGCCGCCCGCACCGTCATTCGGCAGCGGCTGGAGGAGGCGGGCGTGACGCCGGGCGAGCGGGGGAGGCGGTGA
- a CDS encoding TerC family protein: MMESLFGWITQPEAWLAFGTLLLLEVVLGIDNVIFISILAGKLPPEQRQRARTIGLMAAMLMRLALLFSITWIYRLQNDLFSLFGVGFSGRDLILIFGGLFLLYKAVKEMHEQLEGPGAHETSVTTQGAVNFAGIIAQIMVLDIVFSLDSVITAVGMADDIGVMVSAVVVTVAIMLFAARPIGDFVQAHPTVKVLALAFLLLIGVNLIADGFGFKIPKGYTYFAMGFAIMVELLNLRARKGQPVALHETGRHPDAN; encoded by the coding sequence CTGATGGAATCCCTGTTCGGCTGGATCACGCAGCCCGAGGCGTGGCTGGCCTTCGGCACCCTGCTGCTGCTGGAAGTCGTCCTCGGCATCGATAACGTCATCTTCATCAGCATCCTGGCGGGCAAGCTCCCGCCCGAGCAGCGCCAGCGGGCGCGCACCATCGGGCTGATGGCGGCCATGCTGATGCGGCTGGCCCTGCTGTTCTCGATCACCTGGATCTACCGCCTGCAAAACGACCTCTTCTCCCTCTTCGGCGTGGGCTTCTCCGGGCGCGACCTCATCCTGATCTTCGGCGGGCTGTTCCTGCTGTACAAGGCCGTCAAGGAGATGCACGAGCAACTGGAGGGTCCCGGTGCCCACGAGACGAGCGTGACGACGCAGGGCGCGGTGAACTTCGCGGGCATCATCGCGCAGATCATGGTGCTCGACATCGTGTTCAGCCTCGACTCGGTGATCACGGCGGTCGGCATGGCGGACGACATCGGCGTGATGGTGAGTGCCGTGGTCGTCACGGTCGCCATCATGCTCTTCGCCGCGCGGCCCATCGGCGACTTCGTGCAGGCGCATCCCACCGTCAAGGTACTCGCGCTCGCCTTCCTGCTCCTCATCGGCGTGAACCTCATCGCCGACGGCTTCGGCTTCAAGATTCCGAAGGGCTACACCTACTTTGCGATGGGCTTCGCCATCATGGTCGAACTGCTCAACCTGCGCGCCCGCAAGGGCCAGCCCGTCGCCCTCCACGAGACGGGCCGCCACCCGGACGCGAACTGA
- a CDS encoding TetR/AcrR family transcriptional regulator, producing MTVPPLPTAPPVPDTTRARILTEAARLFVASGYHGVSMREVAAAVGVTKPALYHHYADKEALFLAMLNGTLSGLSRLVAHAEGQVGIRSQLEVLVGDLLASAPEQRVGLQLAGELRHVSPERRAAFEGEYRRVWMGGLTRLIEGAAGRGELRADLPPAVLTRALLALLYPLVTGAPPADPHGTARALLSVYLDGAVARG from the coding sequence GTGACCGTGCCCCCGCTCCCGACCGCCCCGCCCGTTCCCGACACGACCCGCGCCCGCATCCTCACCGAGGCGGCGCGGCTGTTCGTGGCGAGCGGCTACCACGGGGTCTCGATGCGCGAGGTGGCGGCGGCGGTCGGCGTGACCAAGCCCGCCCTGTACCACCACTACGCCGACAAGGAGGCCCTCTTCCTGGCGATGCTCAACGGCACGCTGTCGGGCCTGAGTCGGCTGGTGGCGCACGCGGAGGGGCAAGTCGGCATCCGCTCGCAACTGGAAGTTCTGGTGGGCGACCTGCTGGCGAGTGCGCCCGAGCAGCGGGTGGGACTGCAACTGGCAGGCGAGTTGCGCCACGTCTCGCCAGAGCGCCGCGCCGCCTTCGAGGGTGAGTACCGCCGGGTGTGGATGGGCGGCCTGACCCGGCTGATCGAGGGGGCGGCGGGCCGGGGCGAACTGCGCGCCGATCTGCCCCCCGCCGTGCTGACGCGGGCGCTCCTCGCGCTGCTCTATCCGCTCGTGACGGGAGCGCCGCCCGCCGACCCGCACGGCACGGCGCGGGCACTCCTGAGCGTGTACCTCGACGGGGCGGTGGCGAGGGGGTGA
- a CDS encoding PP2C family protein-serine/threonine phosphatase yields the protein MRAAATPPLSSGLFTDVGRQRDVNQDAALALDLPGGGLFAVADGMGGHAAGELAANLALDTLGQRYLSGRGRTQPPERLAEAVQAANLAVVRHAVGEYVGMGTTLLAVLIDGGAALVAHVGDSRAYLLRGGELHRLTDDHSWVAEQLRLGHLTEEEARDHQWRSVVSNALGGEERVRLELFGLPLRAGDRLLLCSDGLNGVLTDPQLLALLVRPGAPDHVARLLVDAANDAGGPDNITAVVVDVARPGRLPRYTLPGRQPDGPTYVDLLLSVRRGSSPLTYLLLTLAYFTLLGVMLIPERRLLIGLVGALLLGGVVVFQRVRRTRRGGAVPPRAASVTRMLSPALARPPRPPRGDRTPGTGSR from the coding sequence ATGCGCGCCGCAGCGACGCCCCCGCTGTCCTCCGGCCTGTTCACGGACGTGGGGCGGCAACGGGACGTGAATCAGGACGCCGCCCTGGCCCTCGACCTGCCGGGCGGTGGCCTGTTCGCGGTCGCCGACGGCATGGGCGGGCACGCGGCGGGCGAACTCGCGGCGAATCTGGCGCTCGACACGCTGGGGCAGCGGTATCTCTCCGGGCGCGGGCGCACCCAGCCCCCCGAGCGGCTGGCGGAGGCGGTGCAGGCGGCGAACCTCGCGGTCGTGCGGCACGCGGTCGGCGAATACGTGGGCATGGGCACGACCCTGCTCGCGGTTCTGATCGACGGGGGGGCGGCCCTCGTCGCGCACGTGGGCGACTCGCGCGCCTACCTGCTGCGGGGCGGCGAACTCCACCGCCTGACCGACGACCACTCATGGGTGGCCGAGCAACTGCGGCTGGGGCACCTCACCGAGGAGGAGGCGCGCGACCACCAGTGGCGGAGCGTGGTGAGCAACGCGCTGGGCGGCGAGGAGCGGGTGCGGCTCGAACTGTTCGGCCTGCCCCTGCGCGCGGGGGACCGCCTGCTGCTGTGCAGCGACGGCCTGAACGGCGTCCTGACCGACCCCCAGCTTCTCGCCCTGCTCGTCCGGCCCGGTGCCCCCGACCACGTGGCCCGCCTGCTCGTGGACGCCGCGAACGACGCGGGCGGCCCGGACAACATCACCGCCGTGGTCGTGGACGTGGCCCGCCCCGGACGCCTGCCCCGCTACACGCTGCCTGGGCGCCAGCCCGACGGCCCCACCTACGTGGACCTGCTCCTCAGCGTCCGCCGGGGCAGCAGCCCGCTGACGTACCTGCTGCTGACGCTGGCGTACTTCACCCTCCTCGGCGTGATGCTCATTCCCGAGCGCCGCCTCCTCATCGGGCTGGTCGGTGCCCTGCTGCTGGGGGGCGTGGTGGTCTTCCAGCGGGTGCGGCGGACCCGCCGGGGAGGGGCGGTTCCCCCCCGCGCCGCGTCCGTCACCCGCATGCTGTCCCCCGCGCTCGCCCGGCCCCCGCGCCCGCCACGCGGCGACCGGACGCCCGGCACCGGCTCCCGGTAG
- a CDS encoding RidA family protein, whose translation MKDIVETTGAPAAIGPYSQAARFGTLVVTSGQIPLRPDGTLVEGNIEAQTRQVIENLVAVLAAAGTDLAHVVKTTVFLADMNEFAAMNAVYAEYFEAPYPARSTVQVARLPRDVRVEIEVLAEVG comes from the coding sequence ATGAAAGACATCGTGGAGACCACGGGCGCGCCCGCCGCCATCGGCCCGTACAGCCAGGCCGCCCGCTTCGGCACCCTCGTCGTCACCAGCGGCCAGATTCCCCTGCGGCCCGACGGCACCCTCGTCGAGGGCAACATCGAGGCCCAGACCCGTCAGGTCATCGAGAACCTCGTCGCCGTCCTCGCCGCCGCCGGGACCGACCTCGCCCACGTCGTCAAGACCACCGTCTTCCTCGCCGACATGAACGAGTTTGCCGCGATGAACGCCGTGTACGCCGAATATTTCGAGGCCCCCTATCCCGCCCGCAGCACGGTGCAGGTCGCCCGGCTGCCGCGTGACGTGAGGGTGGAGATCGAGGTGCTGGCGGAAGTGGGGTGA
- a CDS encoding PSP1 domain-containing protein, producing the protein MLSAEAHSVGTRVVVQGKRGPEVATVRGAASAPDEQARYGAVLRAATPEDLARWEDLYRQGEDLKWLLRARARERRLPVKLVAVEFTLDESLVTVSYSAEDRIELGGLIADLRAHTRARVNFAAVGPREQAQMIGTLGACGRENCSSNHLQEFAPVSIRMARDQQLPLNPEKLSGPCGRLLCCLQYEHTQYLELLRDLPRKNARVCHEGSGACGKVTKLHPLAGTVDVHTDQGMLLGVPAAELTRAPETSPQKGKNAEA; encoded by the coding sequence ATGCTTAGTGCCGAGGCCCATTCGGTCGGCACGCGCGTCGTCGTGCAGGGCAAGCGCGGCCCGGAGGTCGCCACCGTGCGCGGCGCGGCCTCGGCCCCCGACGAACAGGCCCGCTACGGCGCGGTGCTGCGCGCGGCCACACCGGAGGACCTCGCCCGCTGGGAGGACCTGTACCGTCAGGGCGAGGACCTGAAATGGCTGCTGCGTGCCCGCGCCCGTGAGCGCCGATTGCCCGTCAAGCTCGTGGCCGTGGAGTTCACCCTCGACGAGAGCCTCGTCACGGTGAGCTATAGCGCCGAGGACCGCATCGAACTCGGCGGCTTGATCGCCGACCTGCGCGCCCACACCCGCGCCCGCGTGAACTTCGCGGCGGTCGGCCCGCGCGAGCAGGCGCAGATGATCGGCACCCTCGGCGCGTGCGGGCGCGAGAACTGCTCCAGCAACCACCTTCAGGAGTTCGCGCCCGTCAGCATTCGCATGGCGCGCGACCAGCAACTGCCCCTCAACCCTGAAAAACTCTCCGGTCCCTGCGGACGGCTGCTGTGCTGCCTGCAATACGAGCACACCCAGTACCTCGAACTCCTGCGCGACCTGCCCCGCAAGAACGCCCGCGTCTGCCACGAGGGGAGCGGCGCGTGCGGCAAAGTCACCAAGCTCCACCCCCTCGCCGGGACGGTGGACGTGCATACCGACCAGGGAATGCTCCTCGGCGTGCCCGCTGCGGAGTTGACCCGCGCGCCCGAAACGTCCCCACAGAAGGGCAAGAACGCGGAGGCGTAA